From the Rhinoderma darwinii isolate aRhiDar2 chromosome 12, aRhiDar2.hap1, whole genome shotgun sequence genome, one window contains:
- the EMC7 gene encoding endoplasmic reticulum membrane protein complex subunit 7, whose translation MSVLVTLPSLSRWSFLLSLLALCRADMEVLSAGSERFKVEGRAVVPGVRPQDWVSGARVLVDGEEHVGFLRTDGSFMVHDVPSGSYVVDVISPAYRFEPVRVDITSKGKMRARYVNHIKTSEVVRLPYPLQMKSSGPPSYFIKRETWGWTDFLMNPMVMMMVLPLLIFVLLPKVVNTSDPEMRREMEQSMNMLNSNPELPDVSEFMTRLFTSKSSSKSSSGSKTGKSGVGKRR comes from the exons ATGTCGGTTTTGGTGACTTTGCCTTCTCTTTCCAGATGGAGCTTTCTTCTGTCTCTCCTGGCGCTGTGCAGGGCGGACATGGAGGTGCTAAGCGCTGGCTCTGAGAGATTTAAGGTGGAAGGACGGGCggtggtcccgggagtcagacctcaGGACTGGGTGAGCGGGGCCCGGGTGTTGGTGGACGGAGAGGAACACGTCGGTTTCCTGAG GACTGACGGCAGCTTTATGGTCCACGATGTTCCTTCCGGCTCCTACGTGGTGGACGTTATATCTCCGGCTTACCGCTTTGAACCTGTCCGTGTCGACATCACCTCCAAGGGAAAAATGAG GGCAAGGTACGTAAATCACATCAAAACCTCAGAAGTGGTCCGCCTGCCGTACCCTCTTCAGATGAAATCGTCCGGACCCCCGTCCTACTTCATTAAGCGAGAGACCTGGGGATGGACTGACTTTCTCATGAACCCCATG gtgatgatgatggtccTGCCACTGCTGATCTTCGTGCTGCTCCCTAAAGTGGTGAACACCAGCGACCCAGAAATGAGGCGG GAAATGGAGCAGTCCATGAACATGTTGAACTCCAACCCCGAGCTGCCGGATGTTTCCGAATTCATGACCAGACTCTTTACATCAAAATCCTCCAGCAAGTCCAGCAGCGGAAGCAAAACCGGGAAGAGCGGAGTTGGGAAGAGGAGGTAG